The following proteins come from a genomic window of Pelmatolapia mariae isolate MD_Pm_ZW linkage group LG17, Pm_UMD_F_2, whole genome shotgun sequence:
- the LOC134646606 gene encoding cytochrome c oxidase assembly factor 6 homolog has translation MMTAPNSAERKACWDARDHLWKCLDDSDDNVASCQRFQSEFEAKCPAQWVKYFTKRRDFLKYKEKMQTEGFAPAEGPQGAS, from the exons A TGATGACAGCTCCAAACTCAGCAGAAAGGAAGGCCTGCTGGGACGCCAGGGACCATCTCTGGAAGTGTTTGGATGATAGTGATGACAATGTTGCATCGTGCCAGAGGTTCCAGAGCGAATTTGAGGCCAAATGCCCAGCCCAATGG GTGAAGTATTTTACCAAAAGGAGAGACTTCCTGAAATACAAGGAGAAGATGCAGACAGAGGGATTCGCACCTGCTGAAGGCCCCCAGGGGGCATCCTAA